In one window of Henckelia pumila isolate YLH828 chromosome 1, ASM3356847v2, whole genome shotgun sequence DNA:
- the LOC140866088 gene encoding uncharacterized protein, with product MEVSQVPFRSISLPSRLHPIHATKFEAESRKLKSCFSQVVVPITSEAIQSGLLGLADLYNSVEELTRFHAARQALICRKQHDESIMGSIELLDCCNTIKELVQMIKEDVRSLQSSLRRKGLEKRHSGIQQDVAMYFCCRKKMKKDIARTLKTLKNLENKNGEGSFVSAFEEVNGITISIFKCLLMFLSWPMAKHGGWNLVAKLMVTKSAGSSRDFSMISEVGSVDIALNCLQERIGNGGDRANLHHVQMMQKLKNLDSCLEGVEAGLERLFRQLLRSRVTLLNILTDQ from the coding sequence ATGGAGGTTTCACAAGTTCCCTTTAGGTCCATTAGCTTGCCTTCAAGGCTACACCCCATCCATGCCACCAAGTTCGAAGCCGAGTCGAGAAAACTCAAATCTTGTTTTTCACAGGTTGTTGTTCCCATCACCTCAGAAGCCATCCAATCTGGTCTGTTGGGCTTAGCAGACTTGTACAATTCCGTCGAGGAGCTAACACGTTTCCACGCCGCTCGACAAGCACTAATCTGTCGAAAACAACACGATGAATCGATCATGGGATCCATCGAGTTGTTGGATTGTTGCAACACTATAAAAGAGCTCGTTCAAATGATCAAAGAAGACGTTCGATCCCTTCAGTCATCCCTGCGCCGAAAGGGCCTAGAGAAGCGCCACTCCGGCATCCAACAAGACGTGGCCATGTATTTTTGTTGCagaaagaagatgaagaaagaTATTGCTAGGACCCTAAAGACactcaagaatttggagaacaaGAATGGGGAAGGAAGCTTTGTTAGTGCTTTCGAAGAAGTGAATGGGATCACTATTTCCATTTTCAAGTGTCTCCTAATGTTCTTGTCTTGGCCAATGGCTAAGCATGGGGGTTGGAATTTGGTTGCAAAGTTGATGGTCACGAAATCAGCCGGTTCTAGCAGAGATTTTAGCATGATTAGTGAAGTGGGCAGCGTGGATATAGCACTAAATTGCTTGCAAGAAAGAATTGGAAATGGTGGGGATAGGGCTAATCTTCATCATGTACAAATGATGCAAAAATTAAAGAATCTTGATTCTTGCCTTGAAGGAGTTGAGGCAGGATTAGAGAGATTGTTTAGGCAATTGCTTAGAAGTAGAGTCACACTTCTCAACATTCTTACTGATCAGTAA